From the genome of bacterium:
CTGGCCCTGGTAGCCCTGCCAGCCGCCGGTGGCCCAGGCGGTCGACCCGCGGCGGCCGTCGATAAGGGCGTCTGGGCCGCCGGCGGTGTACTGGGGGTTGGGCGTCGCCTGGAGATCGACGCGCCGGTCGGCGGGGAGGGCGTCGAAGCGGGCGGTGGTCGCGGGGCTCCAGCGTGTGCCGTCGGTGGCGGCGAAGCGCAGGGTGGTCGTGGCGCGCAGGTGCAGGGGCCCGTCGTAGGGGCGGCCCTCGCGAGGGTCCCGTTGCGGGTCGTCGGTCCAGCGGATTTCGCAGCCGGGGTCGGCCGAGGCCAGACGGACCTCCAACTCGCCGCGGAAGCGTTCGGCCGGGGCTTCGGCCCAGGGCGCGGCGAGGATCGGCGGCGCGAGGGCCGGAGTGCCGGGGCGTGATTCGGGTGACGCGCCCCAGTCGCTCTGCTCGCCGAGATAGAAGACCAGTTCGCCGCCGTTCGCGATCTCCTCGTGCCACAGGTAGCTGCGATCCAGGGGGCGGCCGTCGAAGGTGACGCGCTCGATCGCGCCGCTGCCTTCGCGACGGGTGGTGAAGGTGCGCCCGCCGGCCAGGCGCAGGCTCATGCGCCCGTGCAGGGGCGGGATCACGAGCCACTGGCGGGAGGTGGGCGCCACGTCGTAGAGGCCGTAGGCGGCCAGCACGTACCAGCTCGACATCTGGCCGCAATCCTCGTTGCCGATCAGGCCGTCGGGCGCCGTCGTGTAGAAGGCGTCGCGGAGGCGCGCCACGCGCTCGGCGCTGCGGCCGGGCTTCCCGTTGAAGTGCGACAGCCAGGCGATGTGGTGGCTGGGCTCGTTGCCGTGGGCGTACTGGCCGACCAGGCCGGTGATGTCGGCCTGGTCGCGGCCCGTGGTCGCGCTGTCGGCGGCGAAGAGCGAGTCGAGCACGGCCTCGCAGGCCGCGTCGCCGCCCAGCAGGGCCGCGTGCTCTTGCATGTGGTGGGGCGCGGCGAAGCGGTACTGCCAGGCGTTGGCCTCGGTGTAGTTGAAGTCGACGCGGCGCGGGTCGAAGGGCTGCAGCCAGCGGCCGTTGTGGCGGGGGCGGAAGCAGCGGGACGCCGGGTCGAAGAGGTGGCGCCAGGCCTGGGCGCGGTCCTCGAAGGCGGCCGCGACGTCGTCCCGCCCGAGAGAGGCGGCGAAGCGCGCGATGCAGGCGTCGTCGTAGGCGTACTCCAGGGTCCGGCTGACCGACTCCATCTCCTGCTCGGCGCCGATGTACCCGTCGCGCCGGTAGGCGGCCAGGCCGAAGCGGTCGCCCGCGGCGCTGGCCAGCATGGCCCGCAGCGCGAGGTCCTCGTCGCCGCGGACGAGTCCCTTGAGGTACGCATCGGCGATCACCGAGACGCTGTGGTAGCCGATCATGCAGTCGGTCTCGTTGGCG
Proteins encoded in this window:
- a CDS encoding GH92 family glycosyl hydrolase, whose protein sequence is MRRVAALCLALLAAGAPCVAASGPDELVDRIDPFIGTGGHGHTFPGPALPFGMVQLGPDTRLAGWDGCSGYHFSDTVVYGFSHTHLSGTGVGDYGDVLLMPVAGEPSLESGEPDRFGPGYASPFDKATERAAAGYYAVRLRDGGIDVELTATPRTGLHRYAFPAGAPAHVIIDLEHRDRLLDADLRVVDDRTVEGFRRSSAWARDQVVYFRARFSRPFTATRIAAGDATHPDRPSKAVLSFGDAGGELLVQVGISAVDADGARRNLEAEWAGFDFAGTRERARDAWRRELAPFAVDGADAAQATILATALYHSFLAPNLFSDVDGRYRGLDLAIHQAEGRDQYTVFSLWDTYRATHPLFTLVQRERTRDFVRTMLAQYEQGGRLPVWELAANETDCMIGYHSVSVIADAYLKGLVRGDEDLALRAMLASAAGDRFGLAAYRRDGYIGAEQEMESVSRTLEYAYDDACIARFAASLGRDDVAAAFEDRAQAWRHLFDPASRCFRPRHNGRWLQPFDPRRVDFNYTEANAWQYRFAAPHHMQEHAALLGGDAACEAVLDSLFAADSATTGRDQADITGLVGQYAHGNEPSHHIAWLSHFNGKPGRSAERVARLRDAFYTTAPDGLIGNEDCGQMSSWYVLAAYGLYDVAPTSRQWLVIPPLHGRMSLRLAGGRTFTTRREGSGAIERVTFDGRPLDRSYLWHEEIANGGELVFYLGEQSDWGASPESRPGTPALAPPILAAPWAEAPAERFRGELEVRLASADPGCEIRWTDDPQRDPREGRPYDGPLHLRATTTLRFAATDGTRWSPATTARFDALPADRRVDLQATPNPQYTAGGPDALIDGRRGSTAWATGGWQGYQGQ